The window acaaacacactcctgGTGAGTCAGTGTGAACAACCAACCTGGGCAGTTGGGGGTTAAAAGTGCCTCCcgtgttcctcttcctcctcttctggtTCTTGCAGCAATCACCGACGGGCTCGCGGCCAAAAAAACGCTGCGCTTGTGTAATCAAGTCTGCCCCCCCGCCTCCACCCAGCCTTCATTGCTGCAGCAAGGTCAGCTAAGGTGGGCTAGCAGCGCGAGGAGTCGGTGCTGACGGAGTCGCTTGAGGACACGTGGTTGTCCTGCGCTACCGGGCCGCCGGGGGAGGGCGCTCGGATCTCGGGGTGCGTCCCATTCTCGTTTTCTCTCCTGTGACACGAACACGGGGCGGCGGCAGACTCGTATCCGGACGTCAAGCCGCTCCTCGCCGCGTCGTCTCCTCGCTCCTCCTGGGTTTTCTGCCTCTTGGGCGACCCGGGTAGACCGGCGGTGACGACATGGAGGGGCGCCACAGCCTGGGGCATCCCCGGTAGCCCGTGTGGTTGCTGCTTACTTCTGGTCGAGACGTTTCCAGAGGGGGGGTCGTGGTTCGACCAGCTCAGCTTTCTCTTCTGGAATGAGAGtggaaaaccaaaaataacaaacatgaaacacCAGAACTTCACTAAAAGTCTGGAAAAATACGTTTTACAGAGGAAATCTgatttgttgtcattgttttaCAATCTCTGAGATGAGCCTCTACTCGCTGTCAGAAACTCAGGTGACATCGGGGGCCAACGCTCACCTTCACCGGCATGTGGAGTTGATTCTGGCGCCACCGCGGCGCCAGTCTGGGAGTGCTGGTTTGGCTCGGCGCGTCCGTGGACTCGCGCGACACCTGGGGGAACCACAGCTTGAGCATCGCTTCGATCTGCAGCAGGTTGTGGAGGTATTTCTCACTGGGGGGAGAAAAGGAAACGAGCGTTAACGAACGATTCTGAGGATCTCAGATTGCGTCCTGCGTCGGGGAGTCTCACCCCATGTCAGGCCTCTGCAGGATCCCCAGAATCCTGTGGAATCTGTCGATAGCGATGCTTTTCTGGAAACTGGATAAACCTGCcagaaatataatatattagACAGATGTGAAGGAAAACGCTTCAGGCTTTAGTGACTAGAATTTAAGATGAGAAAAGCGCGTACCTTTGTCGAATCGCCCAGTCTTCAGTCCGTGCAGGAGCCCCAGTAAAGACGGGATGAACCTCTGCAACTTGACACACTGAGGAGATACGAGAAAGTGAATTCACGACTACGTCTGATCTGTCAGGGTGAAGGAAACGCTCTGAGGGTCTCACCGTCTGCGCGAACATCAGGTCCCCCGGAGTTGACGACGACGAGCTCAAGATGACGTCTTGAGGAGACGAGGCCGAGTCGGGACGCTTCCCCCCATCCGGGCGGCGCTCCAGCTGCTCCAACTTCGACCTGAGAAACTTCGCCATTCCGCCGTCGCCCTCTCCCTCCGAGGACGCGTCGGCCTCGTCCTCCGTCTGCTCGCTCTCGCTGTGGAGGAAGCTCGGCGTGGAGCGCAGAGAATCGCAAGATGGCCATTTGGAAGGACTGCCCAAAGAACTCATCTGTAGAGACAAGGAGAGAATGTCTGATTTAAAGTTTCTGGCATCTggataaaatatacaaaataaaatatacacaaatttagattttatgaaaaaaattgtaaaatataaaaaatataaatatatatataaacataaaaaaaataatattcacatATTTAGATTTATTATCATCTttgcaaaataataaaatgggcGCCTGgttgcaaaaataaaagcacagaagacatttctgtgaaaaaataagcaaGGTAAATAACAGATTGCCATGTTTTGCAGCACAGTTCTGATCTCAAGATGAGTAAAACTGTTATAAGCAGTGTTATAAGCTCAGAATATAGACGTTATACCACAGTAACAACACACGTCTGCAACATATAtcacaaaacagacacaaatatgACAGATATTCCAAAAAACACACTCCAAACTTGGCAACA of the Antennarius striatus isolate MH-2024 chromosome 14, ASM4005453v1, whole genome shotgun sequence genome contains:
- the ciarta gene encoding circadian associated repressor of transcription a, which codes for MSSLGSPSKWPSCDSLRSTPSFLHSESEQTEDEADASSEGEGDGGMAKFLRSKLEQLERRPDGGKRPDSASSPQDVILSSSSSTPGDLMFAQTCVKLQRFIPSLLGLLHGLKTGRFDKGLSSFQKSIAIDRFHRILGILQRPDMGEKYLHNLLQIEAMLKLWFPQVSRESTDAPSQTSTPRLAPRWRQNQLHMPVKKRKLSWSNHDPPSGNVSTRSKQQPHGLPGMPQAVAPLHVVTAGLPGSPKRQKTQEERGDDAARSGLTSGYESAAAPCSCHRRENENGTHPEIRAPSPGGPVAQDNHVSSSDSVSTDSSRC